The window ACCACGATATCGCAGGTGGCAAGCATTTCACAAATCGACGGATGAGCTATGTTTCTCTCAGCAAACGGATGAGCCAGCAAGCGACCTTCATTTACTAAAAGACTAGGTGGATTGGAAAAATCTCTTATAAATGCAGAAAATCGATCATAAATTTGGACTTTCGGCGCAATAGTATGCCCAGCTTGTTCTAAGCCGAGGAGTATATTTTCTTCTATGTTTGAGGGCGTTAGTTGAGAACTCTGAAAGTAGCTTTTTTCGACCTTGCTTGCAGGAGTAAAATATAAATTCCTAACCCCCATCATTGCCGCCGTAAATAAAACTCTTTTTATTATTTGTGGTCTTGGCAGCGCCAAGACTAAATCCACCTTTGATTCCTCACGAACCCGACTTGGGTTTAGCTTTACGTCGATCACAAGCTGCTTTGCGTCAGGCATGACCGCTTTAACTATCCCAGTTCCTATATTTCCATTTAGCTCGCCCACCGGAAGTTCATCGCCAACTCCTAGCTTCTTTATCATTAGGATGTGTTCAGCTCTCTTGCCCTTAACGGTAATCTGCCGATCGGCACCAATGTCTTCTGGCCTAAAAACAAGCAGGTTCATAATATAGAAAGCC is drawn from Deltaproteobacteria bacterium and contains these coding sequences:
- a CDS encoding RNA methyltransferase, producing the protein MNLLVFRPEDIGADRQITVKGKRAEHILMIKKLGVGDELPVGELNGNIGTGIVKAVMPDAKQLVIDVKLNPSRVREESKVDLVLALPRPQIIKRVLFTAAMMGVRNLYFTPASKVEKSYFQSSQLTPSNIEENILLGLEQAGHTIAPKVQIYDRFSAFIRDFSNPPSLLVNEGRLLAHPFAERNIAHPSICEMLATCDIVVVAVGPEGGWDTQEIKKLESIGYESVSMGSRILRVDTAVSVLLGQIGLLQSMASLGG